One Aciduliprofundum boonei T469 genomic region harbors:
- a CDS encoding winged helix-turn-helix domain-containing protein: protein MKEIEIVDDPDKIKIIIEDTRTKILRLLKFRDMTISELASILNKDVSTIFRHIKKLEAAGFVKVTGERKIHNVPEKIYGRTIKTIFLAPETYTKDEAIKKMNKKRIEILADILESLGYKVKDTDSLFDIIVHLDELSIKDIEKLEKDVDWGILRKLALILVLLKISDKDLENLREIVKKA, encoded by the coding sequence ATGAAAGAGATTGAAATCGTTGATGATCCAGATAAAATAAAAATCATAATTGAAGACACAAGAACAAAAATTCTTAGGCTCTTAAAATTTAGGGATATGACTATTTCAGAACTTGCATCCATTTTAAATAAGGATGTATCCACCATATTCAGGCACATCAAAAAATTAGAAGCTGCTGGATTCGTAAAGGTAACTGGAGAGAGAAAGATACACAATGTGCCTGAAAAGATTTATGGAAGGACTATCAAAACCATATTCCTAGCACCCGAGACTTATACGAAAGACGAAGCAATAAAAAAGATGAATAAGAAAAGGATTGAGATTTTGGCCGATATCTTAGAATCATTAGGGTACAAAGTTAAGGATACAGATTCATTATTTGATATCATCGTTCATTTAGACGAATTATCAATAAAAGATATAGAAAAACTCGAAAAGGATGTTGACTGGGGGATATTGAGAAAGCTTGCCCTAATCCTTGTGCTTTTGAAAATTAGTGATAAGGATCTTGAAAATTTAAGGGAAATAGTGAAAAAAGCTTAA
- a CDS encoding secondary thiamine-phosphate synthase enzyme YjbQ: protein MNYYEEINLSTAGEVDIIDITGMVQSVVDRSGIKNGLALVFVIGSTGAITTIEYEPGLKKDLPAALERLFPKNINYEHEKTWHDGNGHSHIRASFLKPDLCVPIVGGNLILGTWQQIVFVELDVRRRHRRIAVQIVGD from the coding sequence ATGAATTATTATGAAGAGATAAATTTGAGCACTGCTGGAGAAGTGGATATAATTGATATAACAGGTATGGTTCAGAGTGTTGTAGATAGATCTGGTATAAAGAACGGCTTGGCTTTGGTTTTTGTAATAGGCTCCACAGGGGCTATAACTACGATTGAGTACGAGCCGGGATTGAAAAAGGATCTTCCTGCTGCATTAGAAAGACTTTTTCCAAAAAACATAAATTACGAGCATGAAAAGACATGGCATGATGGAAATGGGCATTCACACATAAGGGCGTCCTTTTTAAAACCAGATTTATGTGTGCCCATTGTAGGCGGAAACTTGATTCTGGGTACATGGCAACAAATAGTGTTTGTGGAGTTGGATGTGAGAAGAAGGCACAGGCGCATTGCAGTGCAGATTGTTGGAGATTAA
- a CDS encoding S9 family peptidase: MAIKMRWKEDTFAKFSYLQDVDITSSGSLVAYVLRKVNMKENKYENTMVIEDLESGKRRYVEDASMPKFSPDGKKMLYLRVDEDKKRSDLYLLELDTMTSKRLIEAKNIIGMDWHNDSRKILILYSKKLEDEDLYYDDSVPVWFNGKGFRDCEKNIIQIYDTEGEVVVDEFEDKYVENALWHGDEIIYTIARRENPFKSFDIFAYKGKKRKMFENVPFYPVDSNNKVLLMLGKREMQYISEHRYLMIYDGKDLKEISASYGLENFEGKLDAEGNVYAITADAGSVVLEKFEGNNKIRIAGNDAYVYSFAVSSAGKIAFLMMSDTFLGELYIFDGELKKLTSYNSEILKKLKPRKYIHFKYKSFDGKELDGWYIKPRGAGKRKLPAILFVHGGPKGMYGHYFHYTAQLMADMGFYVIFTNPRGSTGYSEEFALAVLNRTGLEDFQDILAGLEWVIENENVDKDKLGITGISYGGYMTNWAITQTDKFKAAISENGISYWLTSYAFSDIGLWFDREVIGDNPLENENYKKLSPLFYAEAVKTPVLFIHSLEDYRCPLDQSLMFYHVLKSLGKETYIVIFKQGEHGHSIRGKPRHRSKRYKLFSEFFVKKLKEGKEFKIEDVLKK; this comes from the coding sequence ATGGCGATTAAAATGAGATGGAAAGAAGATACATTTGCAAAGTTCTCATATCTTCAGGATGTGGATATAACTAGCAGCGGCTCTTTGGTTGCCTATGTTCTTCGCAAGGTGAATATGAAAGAAAACAAGTACGAAAATACAATGGTTATAGAGGACCTTGAGAGTGGGAAGAGAAGGTATGTGGAAGATGCCTCTATGCCCAAGTTCTCTCCAGATGGAAAGAAGATGCTCTATTTGCGCGTAGATGAGGACAAGAAAAGGAGTGATCTTTATTTGTTAGAACTTGATACTATGACATCCAAGAGGTTGATAGAAGCGAAGAATATCATAGGTATGGATTGGCACAATGATTCTAGGAAAATTCTAATATTGTACTCTAAGAAATTGGAAGACGAGGATCTTTACTATGATGACTCTGTTCCCGTATGGTTCAATGGCAAGGGATTTAGAGATTGTGAGAAAAATATCATCCAGATTTACGACACTGAAGGGGAAGTAGTTGTAGATGAATTTGAGGATAAATATGTGGAAAATGCCTTGTGGCACGGAGATGAGATAATATACACAATTGCTCGCAGAGAGAATCCGTTTAAGTCCTTCGATATTTTTGCTTATAAGGGAAAGAAAAGGAAGATGTTTGAGAATGTACCTTTCTATCCGGTGGATTCCAATAACAAGGTTCTGCTTATGCTCGGAAAGAGAGAGATGCAGTACATCTCAGAGCACAGGTATCTGATGATATACGATGGAAAAGATTTGAAAGAGATCAGCGCTTCTTATGGCTTGGAAAATTTTGAAGGTAAATTGGATGCTGAGGGCAATGTATATGCAATTACTGCAGATGCGGGTAGCGTAGTTCTTGAGAAATTTGAAGGAAATAATAAAATTAGAATTGCGGGGAATGATGCCTATGTTTACTCCTTTGCAGTAAGCTCTGCTGGAAAAATCGCATTTTTGATGATGAGTGATACATTCTTGGGAGAGCTGTACATATTTGATGGAGAATTAAAGAAGTTAACCTCATACAATTCTGAGATTTTGAAGAAGTTAAAACCTAGAAAATACATACATTTCAAATACAAGAGCTTTGATGGAAAAGAGCTCGATGGATGGTACATAAAACCTAGAGGCGCAGGAAAGAGAAAATTGCCAGCGATTCTGTTTGTGCATGGAGGACCAAAGGGTATGTATGGTCATTATTTCCATTATACAGCGCAGCTTATGGCCGATATGGGTTTCTATGTAATCTTTACGAATCCCCGCGGCTCTACAGGATACTCGGAAGAATTTGCCTTGGCAGTTCTAAATCGCACAGGTTTAGAGGATTTTCAAGATATTCTTGCAGGGTTAGAATGGGTGATAGAGAACGAAAATGTGGATAAAGACAAACTGGGAATAACAGGAATAAGTTATGGCGGCTATATGACAAACTGGGCTATTACTCAAACAGATAAATTCAAGGCGGCCATAAGTGAGAACGGAATATCTTACTGGCTCACTTCCTATGCATTTTCAGATATAGGGCTATGGTTTGACAGGGAAGTTATAGGTGATAACCCTCTGGAGAATGAGAACTACAAAAAATTGAGTCCGTTGTTCTATGCAGAGGCAGTGAAAACCCCTGTGTTATTCATACACAGTTTGGAGGATTATCGGTGCCCTCTAGACCAGAGCCTTATGTTCTATCATGTGCTAAAATCTTTGGGAAAAGAGACATACATAGTGATTTTTAAGCAAGGAGAGCATGGGCACAGTATCCGGGGCAAGCCAAGGCACAGAAGTAAGAGATACAAGCTCTTTTCAGAGTTCTTCGTTAAAAAATTGAAAGAGGGGAAAGAGTTCAAGATAGAAGATGTTTTGAAAAAGTAA
- a CDS encoding DUF1667 domain-containing protein → MSKLYRFTCIICPLGCYIEAELNGSDLKIRGCRCSRGEEWVREEILEPKRIVMSVVKVKNGEYPIVSVKTDKPVPKDMIRKIMKYLSNVEALAPIKVGDIVVENILDLGVNIIATRNVEEK, encoded by the coding sequence ATGTCCAAGTTATATAGATTTACTTGTATAATATGTCCTTTAGGCTGTTATATTGAGGCTGAATTAAACGGGAGTGATTTAAAAATTCGGGGATGCAGATGCTCTAGGGGGGAGGAGTGGGTTCGAGAGGAGATATTGGAGCCGAAGAGGATAGTAATGAGCGTTGTTAAGGTCAAAAATGGTGAATATCCCATTGTATCAGTAAAAACAGATAAGCCTGTACCCAAGGATATGATTAGAAAGATTATGAAATATCTGTCAAATGTTGAAGCATTAGCCCCGATAAAAGTAGGAGATATTGTTGTTGAGAATATTTTAGACCTCGGGGTAAATATTATTGCTACGAGAAATGTTGAAGAGAAATAA
- a CDS encoding NAD(P)/FAD-dependent oxidoreductase, translating to MIYDTVVIGGGPAGLAASIKAKELGLKVLLLDEKEYLGGILPQCIHPGFGLHYFKEDLTGPEFAHKLIEKFRSLNVEYITEATVLDISVEEELKRVKYVSPQGLEEVLTKSIIYASGARERHRFEIGIVGDRVAGVFTAGEAQTMMDIYGIMPGKEIVIVGSGDVGLIMARRFALEGAEVKAVIELMPYPGGLARNIIQCLQDFSIPLYLSHKVIEIRGKNRVESVKVVKVNDKLEPVEGTEFDIECDTVIISAGLVPRVKLLEKIGIDIDARTGGPVVDENLETSVRGIFVAGNSLIINDLVDYVVEQGELAAFSAKNYVDNNLPSSRKIKIKIEGNLRFVVPHYISGEKNVIFYARVKNPQENVTLKFGDIGYKIKYPVVKPSEMLKIRLPVKKIQKEIKELTLEVE from the coding sequence ATGATTTACGATACAGTGGTGATAGGGGGAGGCCCTGCCGGATTAGCGGCATCCATAAAAGCCAAAGAATTGGGACTCAAGGTTTTGCTTTTAGATGAGAAGGAATACCTTGGAGGAATATTACCTCAATGTATTCATCCAGGATTCGGTCTACACTATTTTAAAGAAGATTTAACTGGTCCAGAATTTGCTCATAAACTCATAGAAAAATTCAGGAGTTTAAATGTTGAATACATCACAGAGGCAACCGTACTTGATATTTCAGTGGAGGAAGAACTAAAAAGGGTGAAATATGTATCGCCACAGGGGTTAGAAGAAGTGCTTACTAAAAGTATAATATACGCGTCGGGAGCGAGGGAAAGACATAGATTTGAAATAGGTATCGTGGGGGACAGAGTGGCAGGGGTGTTCACTGCAGGCGAAGCCCAAACTATGATGGATATTTATGGGATTATGCCTGGAAAGGAGATAGTGATCGTAGGATCTGGAGATGTTGGGCTTATAATGGCGAGAAGATTTGCTTTGGAAGGTGCTGAGGTAAAGGCAGTTATAGAGCTTATGCCTTATCCGGGAGGCTTAGCAAGAAACATTATTCAATGTCTCCAAGATTTTTCAATTCCATTATATCTCTCACATAAAGTCATAGAAATAAGAGGTAAAAATAGAGTTGAGAGTGTTAAAGTAGTTAAAGTAAACGATAAGTTGGAACCTGTAGAAGGTACTGAATTTGATATAGAATGCGATACCGTGATAATATCTGCAGGATTAGTACCTCGTGTTAAGTTGTTAGAAAAAATAGGTATTGATATAGACGCCCGTACAGGAGGTCCTGTGGTTGATGAGAATTTAGAAACCAGTGTGAGAGGGATTTTTGTTGCAGGTAATTCTTTAATTATAAATGACCTTGTGGACTATGTGGTTGAGCAGGGTGAGTTAGCTGCTTTCTCTGCTAAAAACTATGTGGATAATAACCTTCCATCTTCCCGAAAAATAAAGATAAAAATTGAGGGAAATCTGAGATTTGTGGTACCCCATTATATAAGCGGAGAAAAAAATGTAATCTTTTATGCAAGAGTGAAAAATCCACAGGAAAATGTCACTCTAAAATTTGGGGATATAGGATATAAAATAAAATATCCAGTAGTCAAACCTTCCGAGATGTTGAAAATTAGGTTACCAGTGAAAAAAATACAGAAGGAAATAAAAGAGTTGACTTTGGAGGTGGAGTGA
- a CDS encoding NAD(P)/FAD-dependent oxidoreductase: MHKVIIIGAGITGMSIARELSKYDNLKITVIERKSDVGWGVSKANTALIHGGYDDDPDKYPVRAKLCVRGNEIWRKWVRELQIPSVWNGALVVAKNDDEMKELDILLKRGERNGVKDIRIIYRDELLEMELNLSPNSQGALWIPSVGQIAPIPAVIALAENAVDNGVKIIFDSPVEEVKVDNGAVKGVKVPDGFIEGDLIINAAGLYADEISKMAGLDYFKIYPRKGEYWLFDESAGPKPEHVLFPAPTKKTKGVVVTTEVSGHLMIGPNARDQEDKEDLSNTKEGLEEVWNKAKLLWPKLPPRGKVIRTFAGLRPETKNADFIIKAEEVYGFINVGGIRSPGLTAAPAIAMEVKEIIERDLGIELREKKNWNPYRKEITHFFMLSSKEINEKIKNNGAYGRIICKCNKVSEGDILEAIERMKKIGVKVPSIDSIKFRTKATTGTCQGGFCRVKIAAILAREYEQPMWNITLKGKGSEIGIGDVKVLLKEGGR, translated from the coding sequence ATGCACAAGGTCATAATAATAGGTGCTGGAATAACTGGAATGAGTATTGCTAGAGAGTTAAGCAAGTATGATAATTTAAAAATTACAGTGATAGAGAGAAAATCGGATGTGGGCTGGGGTGTAAGCAAGGCAAACACTGCCTTAATTCATGGAGGTTATGATGACGATCCAGATAAGTATCCTGTAAGGGCAAAGTTGTGTGTTAGAGGAAATGAAATATGGCGAAAATGGGTTAGAGAGCTTCAAATTCCATCTGTTTGGAATGGAGCTTTGGTAGTTGCCAAGAATGATGATGAGATGAAAGAGCTTGATATTCTCTTGAAAAGAGGAGAGAGAAATGGAGTTAAAGATATACGAATAATATATAGAGATGAACTTTTAGAAATGGAACTAAATTTATCCCCTAATTCGCAAGGGGCTCTCTGGATTCCTAGTGTTGGGCAAATAGCCCCAATTCCTGCGGTTATTGCCTTAGCGGAGAATGCTGTTGATAATGGAGTAAAGATAATTTTTGATTCTCCTGTTGAGGAAGTCAAAGTTGATAATGGGGCAGTGAAGGGTGTTAAAGTTCCAGATGGGTTCATAGAAGGGGATTTAATAATAAATGCGGCTGGCTTGTACGCTGATGAGATTTCCAAAATGGCGGGCCTGGATTATTTTAAAATTTATCCTAGAAAAGGAGAGTACTGGCTTTTTGACGAGAGTGCCGGTCCAAAGCCAGAGCATGTGCTATTTCCCGCACCCACAAAAAAGACAAAAGGAGTTGTTGTCACCACAGAGGTATCTGGACATCTCATGATAGGCCCAAATGCCAGAGATCAGGAGGATAAGGAAGATTTGTCCAATACAAAGGAGGGTCTTGAGGAGGTGTGGAACAAAGCCAAACTGCTATGGCCCAAATTACCCCCTAGGGGCAAGGTGATAAGAACTTTTGCTGGATTGAGACCTGAAACAAAAAATGCTGATTTTATAATAAAAGCGGAGGAGGTTTATGGATTTATAAATGTTGGTGGCATACGCTCCCCAGGGTTGACAGCTGCCCCTGCCATTGCTATGGAAGTTAAGGAAATAATTGAAAGAGATTTGGGAATAGAGCTAAGAGAGAAGAAAAATTGGAATCCTTATAGGAAAGAGATAACTCATTTCTTTATGCTTTCTTCCAAAGAGATAAATGAAAAAATAAAAAATAACGGCGCTTATGGAAGAATTATATGCAAATGTAATAAAGTCAGTGAGGGGGATATCCTAGAGGCCATAGAGAGAATGAAGAAAATAGGAGTTAAGGTACCAAGCATAGATTCAATAAAATTTAGAACTAAAGCCACAACGGGTACCTGCCAAGGGGGTTTCTGTAGGGTTAAAATAGCGGCTATACTTGCTCGAGAGTATGAGCAACCTATGTGGAATATTACCTTAAAAGGTAAGGGTAGTGAAATAGGTATAGGGGATGTAAAGGTACTTTTAAAGGAGGGAGGGAGATGA
- a CDS encoding FKBP-type peptidyl-prolyl cis-trans isomerase: MKASTYAILVTVMVLAGGLGAYFWGTQGHSSESVPIVKQGDTISVKYYGYIYYGGERRIFDTNIEEVAKDNITYPKTVSFKWRNDFEPLTFKVGDHTMIPGFEKGVIGMKLNETKTIVVPPSEGYPFDWSKVQNYSLVQTIPVIENLSLQDFKKRFGQQNPLDNAVYRDKVHGWNCLILQIDATKGIVTILNEPNVGKYYQPYKNTSSLKIYVEKIKDGKITFKYDIESLPILLPNGGIIDWKNDTMFRVNHNQEVAGKTLYFVVTVIKIKES, encoded by the coding sequence ATGAAAGCATCTACTTACGCTATACTTGTAACGGTTATGGTTCTAGCAGGTGGTCTTGGGGCCTATTTCTGGGGCACTCAAGGTCACAGCTCTGAAAGCGTTCCAATAGTGAAACAAGGAGACACCATCTCTGTAAAATATTACGGCTACATTTATTATGGTGGAGAGCGTAGAATTTTTGATACAAATATAGAGGAAGTTGCAAAGGACAATATCACCTATCCTAAAACTGTGAGCTTCAAATGGCGTAATGATTTTGAGCCTTTAACTTTCAAGGTTGGAGACCACACAATGATCCCTGGGTTCGAAAAGGGTGTAATAGGAATGAAGTTAAATGAGACAAAAACAATAGTTGTTCCTCCAAGCGAAGGTTATCCATTCGATTGGTCCAAAGTGCAGAATTATTCTTTAGTACAGACCATTCCCGTTATAGAGAATCTCTCTCTTCAAGATTTTAAGAAGAGATTTGGTCAGCAAAATCCACTTGATAATGCTGTGTATAGGGACAAAGTTCATGGTTGGAACTGCCTCATATTACAGATAGATGCCACAAAAGGTATAGTCACGATACTTAACGAGCCAAATGTTGGTAAGTATTATCAACCATACAAAAATACAAGTTCCCTAAAAATATATGTGGAGAAAATCAAAGATGGAAAAATAACCTTCAAGTATGATATAGAGAGTCTACCCATTCTACTTCCAAACGGAGGCATAATTGACTGGAAAAACGATACAATGTTCAGAGTGAATCATAACCAAGAAGTTGCAGGAAAAACCTTGTACTTTGTGGTCACGGTAATAAAGATAAAAGAATCTTAA
- a CDS encoding RNA-binding domain-containing protein: protein MIKYIYFRCFAHATEDIDKVRKAFKFITQKDNFKEREEKGYYGNKIIILETKITKKNEVVEFWRRMKDYGIVDEILPMLDEIVDEQGMLYLRFDKQQAYLEKLALTIHGDSIAMHAKLESYPMKKGKAISNFKKFVEEI, encoded by the coding sequence ATGATCAAATACATCTATTTTAGATGCTTTGCCCATGCAACCGAGGATATTGATAAGGTAAGAAAAGCATTTAAATTCATAACCCAAAAAGATAATTTTAAGGAGAGGGAAGAAAAGGGCTATTATGGAAATAAAATAATAATTCTTGAAACAAAAATTACAAAGAAAAACGAAGTTGTTGAATTCTGGAGGAGAATGAAAGATTACGGAATCGTTGATGAAATTCTCCCTATGTTAGATGAAATTGTGGATGAGCAAGGCATGCTATACTTGAGGTTTGATAAGCAGCAGGCGTACTTGGAAAAGCTAGCCCTGACCATACATGGTGACTCAATAGCAATGCATGCAAAGCTCGAAAGTTATCCTATGAAAAAAGGTAAAGCCATAAGCAATTTTAAAAAATTTGTGGAAGAAATTTAA
- a CDS encoding TrmB family transcriptional regulator — protein sequence MDMDSAIEEYKKIVDSLEKLGLSQYEIKAFLALIMLGVGSAEIIAKNAKIPRTSAYKVLDSLEEKGFIISSEGRPKMYKPENLQTLKNRIIEEIEELFEKLQFVESIFMEKGEPQLVYTVYGKEKVMKKIAEMIDLSEEEIIISTPKISELRKSVEKNIERALKRGVRIIVVTHPNQRVPPGVIAYRKKGLMATDIVCDNKSALLASPELNACGYTDNPALAQHLTHFINILIEKE from the coding sequence ATGGACATGGATTCCGCTATTGAAGAGTATAAAAAAATTGTAGATAGCCTTGAAAAATTGGGATTATCCCAGTATGAAATCAAGGCATTTCTTGCATTGATAATGCTCGGTGTAGGCTCTGCTGAGATCATTGCAAAAAACGCAAAGATTCCAAGAACTTCTGCATACAAGGTTCTTGATTCCCTGGAGGAAAAGGGATTCATCATATCCTCAGAAGGGAGACCAAAGATGTACAAGCCAGAAAACCTTCAAACTTTGAAAAATAGAATAATAGAAGAAATAGAAGAACTATTCGAAAAACTGCAATTTGTAGAAAGCATATTTATGGAGAAGGGCGAGCCACAACTTGTGTACACAGTATATGGCAAAGAGAAGGTTATGAAAAAAATCGCAGAGATGATTGATTTATCCGAGGAAGAGATAATAATATCCACGCCAAAAATATCAGAGCTTAGAAAATCTGTGGAAAAGAATATTGAAAGGGCGCTTAAGAGAGGAGTAAGAATAATAGTTGTAACGCATCCAAATCAAAGAGTGCCTCCAGGAGTGATTGCATATAGAAAAAAAGGGCTTATGGCCACGGATATAGTGTGTGATAATAAAAGCGCCTTACTTGCATCTCCCGAGCTAAACGCATGCGGATACACGGATAATCCCGCATTAGCACAGCATTTAACACATTTCATAAACATACTCATTGAGAAGGAATAA
- a CDS encoding response regulator, giving the protein MGIKILLVDDNEELLKLYSIFLKRYEVITAKNGKEGVELYMKYNPDLVIMDIKMPVMDGIEATKAIKEYDKDAKIIGATAYHDKYAEKMLEAGALVVMKKPFKYREILDLIEKYI; this is encoded by the coding sequence GTGGGCATTAAAATCCTGCTGGTGGATGATAACGAGGAATTGCTAAAGTTATACAGTATATTCTTGAAGAGGTACGAGGTAATAACGGCAAAGAATGGGAAGGAAGGGGTGGAATTGTATATGAAATATAATCCGGATCTTGTGATTATGGACATAAAAATGCCCGTGATGGACGGAATTGAAGCAACAAAGGCCATAAAGGAATACGATAAAGATGCAAAGATAATTGGGGCAACTGCATACCATGATAAATACGCAGAGAAAATGTTAGAAGCAGGAGCTCTTGTGGTTATGAAAAAGCCATTTAAGTATAGAGAAATTTTAGATCTCATTGAGAAGTATATATGA
- a CDS encoding amidohydrolase encodes MLLYNARIFGNEDYEYILIRDNRIEKLGKGNLPYEAKKIDLKGAFIIPAFCDSHTHLSNIALMHGTLDLTNRGREEILGMVKEECKKKKMVIGRGWDESFWKDKKYITKEEIDNVCSDKIVLLIREDGHMGVINSYTSKIFSVGKEGIVKEKELERIIKKLKIGSTFDFEYAQNYALSKGIACVHDFASVDTLKAYMRMHREGKLKIRIYANFYSSGYKLIKKLGFYSGFGDEYLRIGALKLFADGSIGAKTAATLYKDGEEVKPMLSARKIRRIVKNANSEGIRVFTHAIGDYAIDEVLRGYKGGEGNRIEHFELVRQEYLEELKGIELSMQPNFLKWAKSGGLYERMLGKEWLGRNNPYRNILDSGANLLFGSDCMPMDPLYGIKMAVNSKYDSQRISWNEAVRAYTHGAKYFGNRYGEIKEGNIADLVVLKDDKIWLTIVDGKIIYTSQ; translated from the coding sequence ATGCTCCTTTATAACGCTCGCATATTCGGAAATGAGGATTATGAGTACATACTCATAAGGGACAATAGAATTGAGAAACTGGGTAAGGGAAATTTACCCTACGAGGCAAAGAAGATTGATTTGAAGGGAGCATTTATTATTCCGGCATTCTGCGATTCACACACTCATTTGAGTAATATTGCACTTATGCATGGAACCTTGGATTTGACGAACAGGGGAAGAGAAGAGATTTTGGGCATGGTCAAAGAAGAATGCAAAAAGAAGAAAATGGTAATTGGCAGAGGTTGGGACGAGAGTTTTTGGAAAGATAAAAAATACATTACAAAAGAGGAAATTGACAATGTTTGCAGCGATAAGATTGTATTGCTAATCAGGGAAGATGGCCATATGGGGGTTATCAATTCTTACACTTCCAAAATTTTTTCAGTTGGAAAAGAGGGAATTGTTAAAGAAAAAGAATTGGAAAGGATAATTAAAAAATTGAAAATAGGATCTACATTTGATTTTGAATACGCACAGAATTATGCTTTGAGCAAGGGCATTGCTTGTGTGCACGATTTTGCAAGTGTTGATACTCTTAAAGCTTATATGCGAATGCATAGGGAGGGAAAGTTAAAGATAAGAATTTACGCTAATTTTTATTCCTCTGGTTACAAATTGATTAAAAAACTTGGTTTTTACTCAGGGTTTGGAGACGAGTATCTTAGAATAGGTGCTCTAAAGCTCTTTGCAGATGGCTCCATTGGTGCTAAAACTGCGGCCACACTTTATAAGGATGGAGAGGAAGTAAAACCAATGCTCTCGGCTAGAAAGATAAGAAGAATTGTAAAGAATGCAAACTCAGAGGGGATAAGGGTATTCACCCATGCTATCGGAGATTATGCTATAGATGAGGTTTTGAGGGGATATAAAGGGGGCGAGGGAAATAGAATTGAGCATTTCGAGTTAGTTAGGCAAGAATATTTGGAAGAGTTGAAAGGAATTGAGTTGAGTATGCAGCCGAATTTTCTAAAATGGGCAAAGAGTGGAGGGCTCTATGAAAGAATGCTCGGGAAAGAATGGCTTGGCAGGAATAATCCATATCGGAATATTTTGGATAGTGGTGCGAATCTTCTATTTGGATCAGATTGTATGCCCATGGACCCCTTATACGGGATAAAAATGGCCGTGAATAGCAAGTACGATAGCCAGAGGATAAGCTGGAATGAAGCGGTACGAGCGTATACCCATGGTGCAAAATATTTTGGGAATAGGTATGGTGAAATAAAAGAGGGAAATATCGCAGATTTGGTGGTTTTGAAAGATGATAAAATATGGCTCACAATAGTAGATGGGAAAATCATATATACTTCTCAATGA